The following is a genomic window from Manihot esculenta cultivar AM560-2 chromosome 9, M.esculenta_v8, whole genome shotgun sequence.
TATTTTACTTTATGTATGTATTGGTTGAAGTTTACTCCCCCTTCCCGTTAATGCGATGTAATGCTTGAACATGTAGGTCTTTGATGCATATGAGGACTCGTCGCCCAGAAGTGATTCTAAAGGGTTTTGGGGTGTTCTTGCTAGAAAAGCGAAAGCAATTCTTGAGGAGGATAACGTGTCATCACAATTAGAAGTACCTGATCGGTCAAGGTTCCAGATGTCAGATACATCTGAAGGGTGCCAGGTAATTCCTTCTCTCTAATATTTCTGCCTATTATGCAGAAAGAAAAATTTGGaaataaaaagttgaaaaagaaaaaagggaacAACTCTCTAATAGCTGAGAACTAACGATGGTACTATTTGGTTTGTGTTTATCCTGTCTTTCTTTCCCAATTACAGTCTCCGCAATCAAACCTAACACCTGATGGTGTGGTGAAATTGGATAATCCTAGATTAAGGAAGGGCCTGGATAAAATCACATCTTCCCTTAATCAGATAGGTGACACTTTTGAAAAGGCTTTAGAGGTAAGAATTCTAAATTATTTGCTGCAAAATGTGTATTTATAGAATTTCTTCTCTGTTAATCTGCTTGTTCGACTCTAGGTAAGTTCACTTACATTTACATCAGTTCACTTAACAAGATAATGCTTACTAATTAACCATCTGATCACCTAGTTTGGGCTTGCTCTAACTGACATGTAGCCAGCGTTCTTACATGGTACACTTGAGAAAAAGAAATCCCGCCTTCTTTGTTTATTATATCTTAGCTGCAATTTCTTAGGCAAATGTAAACTTTGATCTATTAGGCTTAATTGATAGTCTGAAAAAATGGTTTAACTTGATGTTCTATTACAATAATTAAACTAGTACTCTGCTATTACATCCCTTCAAAAGATGTGCTTGATTTCCTTCCACATTGGAGGGCATGTGTCATTTCATGGCCCTCCTGATTATGTGAAAGTCTCTGGGACTATCTTAGGTTTTGGTGTCCCAGGAGAAAACATTAGAGCCACAGTACTAGTCATTTGTACCAAAAAGAAGTCATGGCTCCTCCCTGATTATGCAAAAAGCCCTCAGAGTAGTTAAGTCCTTTTGGGCTTTGGGTTGAGTTTGGCCAGCAATTTGTATTATTGGTTTCCTGTTGCAGATAGGAAATAGATAAGTTAGATTAGAGCAAGAAATGAGTAGGTTACTGGAACCAGCAAAAATAAGTTTGTTTTCATATTCAAGTGGTCAGTCACTACATTTTATAGCACAGAAActatgttttctttgtttcaatTTTAACTGCTTGCTTTTCCAGGGAGGTCGCACTATTGTGGAAAATAAGACTGCAGATATTATCCAAGAAACCCGCAAACTGCAAATTAGGCGAAAAGGAAGCAGTCCTGATGCTCAAAATCAAGCCCCTGGTACAAACAGTTCATGGCAGGAACCCATGATGCAACCTTATCTGTCACAAAATCAAATGAACCATGAAACTCAATTGAAGGCATCTCGCGACGTAAGTTGGCAACTTTGTAATAGCGGGTCACTGGTTCATGTGCAATAGCTTTACCTCTATTAATCTGAAGCAAATAGGATTGAATTTCTGCATCCCCTCACCAAAGTATGAAAATCACTTGCCAAAACATATTCATAGGGTTTAGGGAAGTACAAACCGACTAACGGTCTGTTTGGCATTACTCTTAGAGCAATTGTTGAGAAAAACATTTTCTTAGATATATTAgttcaaaaatattaaaaattaaattttgtatcTTTAGCCATTACAATACTAAAGTAACaacagttttttaaaaaatctcaacAACATCTAAAACAGTGCTTTTCTGAAAAATGTTTTTTTGACACTGAAGCTTAATGCTAAACGGGACCTAAGCAGCAGTTTTAGAATCTTCAGTACAATTGTTAAAAATAGCATGAAGGAAGTGGATTGTAAGTATTGACTTCAGAACATCTTAAGAAAAGGGAAAGATGGATGGGAGAGAGGGAGATGAGTCTTGTCCTGTCTTCTAGCTGGTGAAATGCATGATTGGCGTTTGTATTGTTTTACAGGTAGCAATGGCAACTGCTGCAAAAGCAAAACTTCTTCTTCGGGAACTGAAAACAGTTAAAGCAGACCTGGCATTTGCAAAACAAAGATGTTCACAACTAGAGGAAGAGAATAAAATCCTGAGGGAGAGTCGTGAAAAGGGAGGCAACCCAGCAGACGAGGATTTGGTACTGTATAATTGTATTCTATTCTAATCCTTTAATAGCAATGACCTTTTGAGTAAGATTGATGCATGCTGTTTATCCCTTTTTGTTAgtttaaatgataaatttaaggTGATTGTGATGACCTTTTTGCTCGAGTTTTTGCATTCTTTATCTGTAGGATGCTTGCTCATATGTATCTTAATCTATCCTTTAACTGGTGTTAGATGTAATCATCTTTGCGATTAACTTTTTTTGATGCACATGCTTGTGATTCAGATTCGCCTTCAACTGGAAACACTTTTGGCTGAGAAGGCTCGTTTGGCACGTGAGAATTCAATATTTGCTCGTGAGAACCGGTTTCTGAGGGAAATTGTTGAATACCACCAACTCACCATGCAAGATGTTGTTTATTTGGACGAAGGCAGTGAAGAAGTCACTGAAGTTTACCCATTTGCAAAGACGCTTTATATTTCCCCAACCTCGCCTGTTTCTCCACCCTCACCTTCTGAGCTTACTGCATCTGCAAGCCCAGCAGCAACTAAGGAAATAATGCAGGAAGCTTCAAGAAATGATACCCCACCAAGTTCACTTACACCTATACTCGAGGAAGGAGACACAGAAGACATCCCTGCAAACAAGGACGAAGATGGAAAAAGTGCTCTGGTACTCGAGGAAAATGCAAAAACAGAAACAAAATCATCCTCATAAATCAAGATTTTCCATTGTTCAATAACaacaattttttatgaaatactgATTCTAAAGTTTCTATTGTCTTCCTTTGTTTTATAGTTTGAGGAAGGCCGTGGAGTCTCCCTGATTTTTGGGTAAGCATTTGTTATTATTTTGTGTATGTAATTGTGTATGCAGCTTTGTTTGTTTCCAAATAAAGTTTGATTTTGCCTGGTTCATATAACAAATTTGTCTGCTGAAATCCCATGTTGTGTTGTTATGCATGAGAGACATCTTTAAAACGATGATGCAGCATTCATGATAATCTTTGGCTttagattattaaaatataaaccatTTTTGTTAATGGAGGATTAATTAGGGGCATCCAGCAATGGTagttttgttagaaaaattggGAAAATTAAGGGGGTAACATTTCATTATCTACTATTCTGAATAGTATTTTGATAGgtcaaaatattaaattctcATTAAACCTAAATATGgaatatttttatctattaattataacatctttaattatatataataaaaaactaaacataaaataaagtaATACACCTATAATTTAAAATGATGAGATAATTTCACGTATGTACTAAATTTATcaagaaaaaatagataaatgaaaaataatattaatttgtcTACGTATGTATAAATCAACCGCAATTGCATATGAATATATACAAGCATATTGAAAgtatataatatgaaaaaaaaatcacaaaaatatGCGTATAGACATCAGTTTTGCTTCAATTTCAATTGAtatgagtttaatttttattgaagaacaaaaaatgaataaaaaatataaaataaattcaattcattACAATTTTGTAGGTGTAATTTTGAGAGACTATTTAAGC
Proteins encoded in this region:
- the LOC110622265 gene encoding uncharacterized protein LOC110622265 yields the protein MAYRRRQGITRASTFREEIYRSPEDDINNNDIKNRNMLKTSHTFSSSSSLAAQAIRASAAHRESSLSSACAGDSSPQRSKVFDAYEDSSPRSDSKGFWGVLARKAKAILEEDNVSSQLEVPDRSRFQMSDTSEGCQSPQSNLTPDGVVKLDNPRLRKGLDKITSSLNQIGDTFEKALEGGRTIVENKTADIIQETRKLQIRRKGSSPDAQNQAPGTNSSWQEPMMQPYLSQNQMNHETQLKASRDVAMATAAKAKLLLRELKTVKADLAFAKQRCSQLEEENKILRESREKGGNPADEDLIRLQLETLLAEKARLARENSIFARENRFLREIVEYHQLTMQDVVYLDEGSEEVTEVYPFAKTLYISPTSPVSPPSPSELTASASPAATKEIMQEASRNDTPPSSLTPILEEGDTEDIPANKDEDGKSALVLEENAKTETKSSS